The following coding sequences are from one Mytilus trossulus isolate FHL-02 chromosome 8, PNRI_Mtr1.1.1.hap1, whole genome shotgun sequence window:
- the LOC134682169 gene encoding uncharacterized protein LOC134682169 yields MASKSAYTFCGICSRGSLSIKADKYCTDCEDALCSDCSNYHGNIKTFNTHHMIDINIIEAKPFVVSKSCKVHPDMVLEYFCTDHDTMCCRSCMASDHRSCDKVLPIEVSAKGVKNSTTYEEIFNGVNSLNSAVNELEDKKKKNMVSLKDSKMTVQQDVKNFKARLLKRIEEIEAALLSEIETIYTDLSNEANDNLQKICDQRKTIQVIAEQFESVSKHGTESQIMMLINNIKEELNCSANDFQELLSSQKDVSFSFKECDSLAIMNSFGSVEIKHTSLEIRYKHSKIRQAQLLKQQTKLPTTFQLDVKFKVPSSKLVGIGVTKDNRLFLCNWSGFSLFVMSDKGKQLATIQMDEKQWGIAMEEDNNTAWVTLPDIQSVQTVDIVTLKKGQLIKLPERCHGVALMDDQIAVGGYGKIYMISKTGVLKKTLDVGGSSVDSLLVRQKHHLYFAQANTRKSTLKSVGLDGTVASVSDEHTHGMIDVKGDTIGNVYFLEYQASNLKLLSFEDKSLKTILTTKDGLQSPYGFAFSKDFSKIFISNYSAGELLVFVCN; encoded by the coding sequence ATGGCGTCAAAATCCGCATACACGTTTTGTGGAATCTGTTCTAGAGGAAGTTTATCCATCAAGGCAGATAAATACTGTACAGATTGCGAAGACGCGCTTTGTTCAGATTGTTCAAATTATCACGGcaacattaaaacttttaatactCATCATATGATAGATATCAACATCATTGAAGCTAAACCATTTGTTGTCAGTAAATCCTGCAAAGTTCATCCAGATAtggttttagaatatttttgcACCGACCATGATACAATGTGCTGTCGGTCATGTATGGCTAGCGACCATCGATCATGTGACAAAGTACTTCCGATTGAAGTATCTGCAAAAGGAGTCAAAAATTCAACAACGTATGAAGAAATTTTCAATGGTGTCAATTCACTAAATTCCGCAGTAAACGAACTggaagataaaaagaaaaaaaatatggtcagTCTTAAAGATAGTAAGATGACTGTTCAGCAAGACGTTAAAAACTTCAAAGCACGATTGTTAAAACGCATTGAAGAAATTGAAGCAGCTTTATTGTCTGAAATCGAGACGATTTATACAGACCTCTCAAACGAAGCAAACGATAACCTGCAAAAGATATGTgatcaaagaaaaacaatacaAGTTATTGCTGAACAGTTTGAATCTGTATCCAAACATGGAACGGAAAGTCAAATAATGATGctgataaataatataaaagaagaacTGAACTGCAGTGCGAATGATTTTCAAGAACTTCTGTCGTCCCAGAAAGATGTTTCGTTCTCGTTTAAAGAATGTGATTCACTAGCCATTATGAACTCATTTGGTTCCGTGGAAATCAAACATACTTCCCTTGAAATTAGATACAAACACTCGAAGATTCGACAAGCGCAATTGCTAAAACAACAGACAAAGCTACCAACAACATTTCAGCTAGATGTTAAGTTTAAAGTACCTAGTTCAAAACTTGTCGGTATAGGTGTGACTAAAGACAATAGATTATTCCTGTGTAATTGGAGTGGTTTTAGCTTATTTGTTATGTCAGACAAAGGCAAACAATTGGCAACAATTCAAATGGACGAGAAACAGTGGGGAATAGCTATGGAAGAAGACAACAATACAGCATGGGTCACACTACCTGATATACAGTCCGTTCAGACAGTTGACATAGTTACATTGAAAAAGGGACAACTGATCAAATTACCCGAACGATGTCATGGTGTTGCTCTAATGGACGATCAAATTGCTGTTGGTGGGTACGgcaagatatacatgataagtAAAACCGGGGTTTTAAAGAAGACACTTGATGTTGGAGGAAGCTCAGTTGACTCCTTATTAGTTAGACAAAAACATCATCTTTACTTTGCTCAGGCTAATACAAGAAAATCAACATTGAAAAGCGTAGGATTAGATGGAACAGTTGCGTCTGTCTCGGATGAACATACTCATGGCATGATTGATGTAAAAGGCGACACAATAGGAAATGTCTATTTTCTGGAATACCAAGCATCAAATCTTAAGCTGCTTTCATTTGAAGATAAATCTCTTAAAACTATATTGACAACAAAAGATGGACTACAATCTCCCTATGGCTTTGCTTTCAgtaaagatttttctaaaattttcatttcaaattactCTGCCGGTGAGTTATTGGTATTTGTGTGTAATTAG